One Chanodichthys erythropterus isolate Z2021 chromosome 22, ASM2448905v1, whole genome shotgun sequence DNA window includes the following coding sequences:
- the LOC137013166 gene encoding odorant receptor 131-2-like has protein sequence MAGSNGTAEDVSFTYQQIYNQDMDAGLSTKTAVAVLTSLFFVFVNCVMLFALGSKRIFQETPRYILFGHMLMNDSVLLLVSIIMYAVAQCFLQLPKSICTLLVFISYCTFRNAPLTLALMSLERYVAICFPLRHCNIATPKRTGIAIGIIWFLSSINIIADIILVLTVNPNYLAGIIFCTLEKLFLYKWQLDKYQAFDVLYFVSVAVIIIFTYISIMITARSVSSDKDSAKKALRTVLLHLIQLGLCLTSFLYTTIERTLYMMTGSNSSLFINLRYLNFLIILILPRCLSPLIYGMRDEAVWPLFKYFFCYRSGKVKPSINVH, from the coding sequence ATGGCGGGATCCAATGGCACAGCTGAGGATGTGTCTTTCACTTATCAGCAAATCTATAATCAAGACATGGATGCTGGGCTCAGCACTAAAACTGCAGTGGCTGTGTTAACGTCTCtgttctttgtttttgtaaacTGTGTGATGCTCTTTGCTCTAGGAAGCAAGCGCATATTCCAGGAGACGCCGCGCTACATTCTTTTTGGCCACATGCTTATGAATGACTCTGTGCTTTTGCTGGTCTCAATCATAATGTATGCAGTGGCTCAGTGTTTCCTTCAATTGCCCAAATCAATATGCACTCTATTAGTCTTTATCTCCTATTGCACTTTCCGTAACGCTCCTCTGACTCTAGCACTGATGTCTCTGGAGCGGTACGTGGCGATCTGCTTCCCTCTGAGACACTGCAACATCGCCACACCAAAAAGGACTGGAATTGCCATAGGAATCATCTGGTTCCTTAGTTCTATCAATATTATAGCagacattattttagttttaactGTCAACCCCAATTATTTAGCCGGTATTATATTTTGCACATTAGAAAAATTGTTTCTATACAAATGGCAGCTGGATAAATATCAAGCATTTGATGTTCTTTATTTTGTGTCGGTTGCAGTGATCATTATTTTCACATACATTAGCATTATGATCACAGCCAGGTCTGTTTCCTCTGATAAAGATTCAGCTAAAAAAGCCCTCCGAACAGTGCTATTGCATTTGATTCAGCTGGGATTGTGTCTTACCTCTTTCCTGTACACCACAATAGAAAGGACATTGTACATGATGACTGGAAGCAACTCGTCTCTCTTCATAAATCTTAGATATCTAAATTTTCTTATTATTCTCATTCTACCACGTTGTCTGAGTCCTCTGATCTATGGTATGAGAGATGAAGCGGTGTGGCCCTTGttcaaatattttttctgtTATCGTTCAGGAAAAGTAAAACCCTCTATTAATGTACATTAA